Within the Mugil cephalus isolate CIBA_MC_2020 chromosome 1, CIBA_Mcephalus_1.1, whole genome shotgun sequence genome, the region CTCTTGACTTAAACAGCTTATTTACTCAAATGCACAACACTCATTTTAACGCTCACTGCAGATTTGAtggcgataaaaaaaaaaatagctttcaTTCACAAACCATCACTGCCAAcgaaatgtcaacacaaacttgCTAATCTGATGTCGTTTAATTCCTTGATGATGACTGCACTATGCTGGCCTGAGGCCAGGGGAAGCCAAAGGGTGGATTGCTTCCCTTGACAGAGtcctggccaatcacaggtgagcagtgACACGAcagcagcctcacctgattgTTTAAAACATGGAAGAAGGGGGGGCCCTTCTTCCAACTCTGCCTGCCTTCCCTTCAGACAACAGTGCAATACCACTGTTTGGCCGTGTAACATGTAAGGGGGCGCTGTTGCACACGTAAAATCCTcaataattagagaagagaaataaggaaCAAAGTGACACAGCAGAGAACTGCCGAAACTTTTGACCCTCATATTGTTTTAAAGTTTCGAGAAAAAAAGTTaactatattttttacagaacGAAACTCCTTCTGCTCgacctagaagaattgatgctgtcttgaaggcaaagggtggtcacaacaaatattatatatatatatatatatatatatatacatatatatatatacatatacaaatattgatttgattcagatttctcttctgtttattgtctgaatttttttactgacaaaaataaactattgacaCATCCATTTTTGAAAGCCTTCTTAGTTTACGGAATTTTTCCCCAAACCTTTACACAGTACTGTATTTTGCACAGTAGTGTATTTCACCctagtcagacacacacatacgcaaacACACTTTGTTCATGAcgtttgttattttgttcatttctggTCCAGGTTAATGtatgtaaaactaaatttaaatgttatgtttcCAAGTTGTGTTTTACAGGTTTGTCAAGTGACAGAGTGGTAAATCATTACCTGTGAGGGGTAAGAAACACTGTTGCACTTAAAATTGTTAAAATAGTTAGtaatgaaatgtattattgcacaggataagatgttacaatcccttgtgccaagatccgaggcaaaacacattcagaagcccagtccaactgaaaacggaccagcaggctagcagtcagctaccagctactagcaaccaacaagaaggcACCAGCtacctagcctagccaacagtagtaggcagtatgcagcacatcatcgGGATTAACAACACTCattaggtttatttatttatttttgtttaccGGCATCTTTTGGATAAGTTAACATGCACAGAGCTAAAGTGAACCCAGAACACTGTTGTTCCTGACAAACGAACATAACACGACATAACACAACGGTGCCGTCTGTCCTCAAGGGAATCGTGACGTCTTTGGCAGCGGGATCAATGGATTGTGTGCGCTTGAGTGCTTGTAGgtctggttcataggaccacagtacgtctgtgcccggATTCATTCTCTACAGGCACCTTCtctgtttgaatttacatcccaCCCTCACAAGTACAAGGAGACGCCATTCGACGAGATCCATgacgctgttgctatgcaactggttAACCGGCCGAACACTTTCGGACACAGTTTTTTGCCAACTTGTATATAGGCCTAATGctaattttttgattacattgtttatttttttgtgtgtgttgtttacttttatgtgcaacgaagctacggtgacaatgtaatttccctcatggatcattaaagtctgtctaagtctaagtctactGCATGGCTAAAACTCCCCGACACGATGAAGTCAGGCTGTTATTAGAAGAGTCATATCTCACACATGAGACACGCACGCACCAGTATCtttactgtcttttttctttgacaCCAAAGTTTGATTGATCTGCTTGAATAAACATCAGGTGAGCTTTGGTCAACACCTGGAGGTTGAATGAGACCATTGTTGGACCAGCCCAGTATGAACACTAATAGCTGCACACATGAAACAATGAGTCACTTTACTTGGATCCTAAACCTTGGCATTGGCCCCGTAGCTGCTGTTTTACTTCGATCGCTGGTTCGATTTGTATTTGCATTGCGGTCTTTGCACAGTCAGTGAGCGTGGCCTCTGATCCTGGTTACACGTGGACACGGACTCATGTATTTAAGACGAGATCTTTCTTGACTGAGACATTCCTTGCAGCCTGACActgagaaggaagaagaagaagaagaagaagaagaagaagaagaagaagaagaagaagaagatcttTCTACACCAGGTTTGCCTCCGACTAACCCATCAGCTTCTTTCCTCATCAGTTTTTCACAGCGCAAAGGCACCAGCTCAATAAGCTCTCTGACTGGACATCTCATGAACTGACCATGACCGTTGGTGTGGTAGCgattttaaaaaatagtgtTTGAAATTTCATCTTGATCTGACAAGGGACCAATAATTATCATACAAGatcaaacaataaatgaatgaatcaattcATACGACTTCCTGAGTAGAACTGAAGCTTTTCCTAAAACTGAGTCCACCTTTGTATTAAAATCAGCTTTTGAACTTTTAAGTTTGTCAGTTAAACCAAGCTGACATTTATTGCTTGTCTGCtccttgtttgtttctctgaaaGGTTTTCCACCATGAAGATGCTCGCTGTGTCTTTGCTTGTTTGCTCCGTGGTGGCTCTGACCCGAGCTCTTAGTGAGTACTGGTGTAAAAGCACATGAGAACAAATTCTGAAACAGTTCTGACTCTTAACACTTCTAACTACTCCatcactttttgtgttttcgtTATGTAAAAGGTCACTCTGGattattgcattttattcacACGTTGGTTTCGTGTATTTCCTCATATATGTTGGAATGCAGGGCTTTGAAAACTGTGTTTGTATCGTGTTGTGTCATCAGTGTTGTGAAGTAAAGGACGTGATCAGTGATCAGTGATCTGAACGGACGGATTAATGCACTGATGAAACTGTCGTTGCAGGTCTGCCTCGCACAGACTATCCTTTGCCGGAGACAACTGTGCCACTAGGTGAACTTCCATTTCATCAGATTTGTAGTAATAATAGTTGAGTGTGAGGCAGAAGTGACGCAGAAGGAGATGGAAATGAGATGTGGAAGGACTGGACCTGGGTCAAAGACACTATGAAAGAAAGCCCCTCTGATTTAGAATGAGGCCTGTCTGAGACATGAATATAACTAAAGGTTTAGGATTTTATACAACTACCTATGACTAATCACCCTTCTGTATTTAGCTACTGAAGAGCCTACCTTTATTGTTGATTGGCTTCCAACTTGTCCTCACGGATGGAGTTCATTTGATACCCACTGCGTTGTCTACGTCCCGGAGAAGAAGAGTCTGCATGAGGCTGAGGTGGGTTAACTCTGCACATGTACTGTCCCATCACTGAGGTTGTTTTGCTTTACCACTGCGCTCTATTTGCTCTATTTGCTCCACTTCGCTGTAGGCAGACTGCTTGTCCATGGGACATGCAATGCCTGGATTTCTAGCGTCTGTGACTGAAGCCCGCAGCCCAGAAGAGATCCATAGTATGATGAAGAAAGCTGGACAGGAGCAAGGACAAGTATGGGTTCGAGACCCTCAAAGCGAACAGGTATGGAATTCATCATCACGAAACTGTCATTCTTGAAATCAGTCTAATGAGAAGTTTTATTCTCATTATcgatgaaaaacaatgaaatgcagaATGAACTCTAATATAAATGTGCTGGGTTTTTCCTCACAGAGTTCTTCGTGGCTTTGGTTCTTTTGGAGTTATAATCACGGTGATAACTTCGACAACTTCTGTCATCAAGGGTCTGCCAAGCAGGAGAATCAGTGCTTGGTGCTGAATTTTGAAGGTAAATCCACCCATCCTGAAAATGAGTGAAAGTGCTTTAGAATTAACGCAACAATGTGGATTCTGTCTTTGGAGCCGGTTCTGTTTCAGTTGTCCTGGACTGACTGACtcttgtgtttttgccactagGAAGCAACGCGGGATGCTTGGACTACGTACCGTGTGACACCAAGCTTCCATCCATCTGTAGCTCCATTCTCATGTGATGCCTGAGCTGAAACAGACTCGATCACGTGTCCTTCAGTCTCTCATTAATCTGATTTCACATCTGTACCTGTCAAATTCTGCATAAGTAATGTCATGAATAGAGCGGAGTGAAGGTCTGAATTCCATTACCACAAACTTGTCCTGCAGAAAGAACTGTACTTTCTTTTCCTATGCCAATTAAAAGGATCATGTATGCATCATACAATAGTCTGTGACTCTGTGTTGAATCTTCTCAATAAATGGGAATATCTAACAGTTACGGCTATAATACCATTATACAAATACCTtatctgtgacacacacacacacacacaaaaataaacatttgaaaattATTGCAGgaatattaactttttttttttttaatccagaaAAGTATTATAATTAATTGTTTCCTATGTGTCAggtactttatgtttgtttgttgactaccTAAGTAGGTATTTAAACAAcccgatgtttcattaagttaggcccataATAGCTCTTACACGACTATGGATAAATATGGAGACGACCATACAATCTCACTGATAAAAAGCTGGAAAGAGATAtgtttaagtggctttatatcatttctaaATACATATTCTTGTACTCCAGAGCATttggtacaaaaaataaaaattctgtcATTAATGATGATAACATACATTATGGTTCTAGGTTGTTAGGTTCATTAGTGATTCTAAGTttgccgtaggtgtgagtgtgaatgtctgtgtgtctctcagtgttagccctgtgatattTGCTGCCTAATGTAGGCCTGCAAGTGGGTCACATCCAAGTGTTTCTGAGCGCCCTCATATACTCACACCACCTCTAAATTTATTATCTCAGCTATATTATTTCTCATTGATAGTGTTGTGATATCTGTTCTGGCCTGGAACCAGAGAGAGGGGCGAGATAGAGCACACAGAGCATCGAGAGGAATTCAATTCAGTGACCTCAGTATCATCTAAACCAACCGTAACAAATGTTGATATTTCTTAAATGGTTTGTACAGCTAAAAGAGTCCAATTGACCTCAAGGCACACAGATGCCTACAACACTggtatatattgttttaatatCATGTTTACCCTGTTGACCCCAtgaaattaggaaaagtcacgAAATCTGAGgcaataaatgaatatttaattttatagaATGGGCTACAGCAAGCCTTCAAACTGATGTTATTATATTAACTTAATTACAACTGGGTTGTACTTTACATTGTTAAATGTGGATCAGTCAGCAACAGTGCAGCAATTTCATTTGTGTTAACCTGACTCAGGTTCCTGTCCCTCTCATCGGCGGCTGATCAGACCCAAACTTAATCCCTATCAGGATATGAACCAgttttggatttcatttcatgatGTTCCAacacggaggaaaaaaaagtcggACAGCAGGACAGATGTGGTCGGAGAAGAGCTCACGTGACACCTCTCCAAACTAGACCGtgtcttaaaaagaaagacaacgAGCGAAGTGTCTGTTTAACTTGGTATTCTTCCAGCGGTGCTGAGGGTAAACATGAGTCAGACATCTGTTTCCAACTAATCAGTTAACACGCTATTCCAGAGTATTTCTTGAGGGAGGGTTTGTTGATGTTGTAACTTGACTACTGTTGATTTTGCAACAAGTGTTTGTTCATATGAATCCATTGGACATGAAAGTAACCATTCCCAGATTACCATAAACTGTAATGCTGACCACGAGACTTTGAGTTGAGCCGTGTGTACCTACTGGGACTTCTGCAGCCATTGTATCACTTATTAAAAGTCTACTGACTGAGTTGTGGTGTGGTCCAGGTGATATGTGGTTACTGTTGCAAGAAGTtgtaaaaaactgaattatgGACTACAACACGCTGTCAAAACCATTGTGTCAGAGGGCCCTCGTCCTGAGTTGTGGACACTTTTGGCTGACGAATTCTAATCAGTCAAAGTAAACATATGtatcaaatttaaataaataacctgaAGATGCTCCCAAGATTGAGAAAGAATGGGACATCCGTATGCTCCTGTGGGTGGACTATCCTGGAGAGTTGGTCTGAAGTCGCCCTGTTGTTCCTACAAAGTGCTGCTGGactaatgtggtgatggacaatATCAGGACAGGTCATCTGAGAGACGTGGAGATAAATTAGTTTGCAactaaatgactctgatgtgaatgaaatccaaatattCTGAGAAATTAAACTGGGATACACCAGACTAGAGATGGACAGGCAATGCAACTTGTAGCCATAAAAACCACTAACTAGGTTTTAAGCCACTGTTGAATTTCTCTGGTATTTACCACTGTACTCCCTACTCCGCTCTTCAACTACTGACACAgttaaagaggaacaacatGATAAAATTGCAGATGGCATTAGCCTGCCACTATTTTTATGGGAATCATTCagttcatgtgtgtttaaaatgtatctAAATCTGCCTGACAACAAACAAGGGGGAATCTTTCAGCAGTAAAGTTTACACACTAGTGTCCTTTACTTTGTAAATACACAGTGGGCTCTATATCAATACCTTCGACTGATGAGGGCGCAGGTATTGACATAAAGCGTTTGTCTTGCAATcattgtttgatttgatttttatttgttttgtcatgGTGTTGGTCTAAACTCACGGATTCAGTTTCAGTCAGACTAAGTCTCCCATGACGAACACAGATtagcagatgaagaggaagactgAGCCCATGGAGACAACGTATTAATTACTAATTTTTGATAACTCGGCACTGGGAGATTTTTCTTGTCCTCCCCAGTGTCAGAGCTCTTTGACTCAGCTTTTAGTACCAGACTAATACTATGCTGCTGTGAGTTTCAAAGCCATGAATGTTACATTCTGTTGATGAGCAGTAAATATTATTTGGTAGTGAATTGTTCAGTGGATCAAATGTGCGGATCAGATTCATCACTGCTTATTTAAACCAACCTAAATAACTGCCTCAAAGGGAAAAGATGCTGGATGCCTCGACCTTTTCTCACAGTGAATTGGGCCATGGGAAAGTTCAGCAGACTCCGCAGCAAAAAATGAAGTTgtggcttttgtgtttgttctttgtcGTCAAAAAGGATGACAGGCAACAGACACAGTCTGTTCAGTCATAACCAAACCAGAGTGTTTCAACATCACCTAACATCTCTATCCACACACTGTCACATAAGcaaaagttagtttttttttttttgtttgtttttttacagtttgaatTAAACCATTCAAGTAgggttgtgtgtgcatgtgcaactGACTTTAtgcaatttaatttattacTAAAACCATCTATCGGCACTTTAAGAAGGTCTTCCACAGTGAATTCTCTCTCATCACATCAAAAACTACATCAGGTTTCACTCTTTAAGGTCGTCTCTCTCATACCAGTGTACAGGAGTACAGTGAGATATAAAGCAGTGTATTCATTCACTTTGCCAGACCTCTTCAAACTCTGTTAACTCATGGGGTTCACCTCTTTGATATAAATCTCGAGGTCATAAGGAGTTCTCTCATATCATTTGCTCACATGGTGTAAAGCAGCATTGTTTGCACAGCTGAAAATGTAGCTCTGATGGAACAATTCAAATCATCTAGTTGGTCCTAATCCAATCCGGTTTCATTGCAGCCACCTGCCTTAACAAATGgatctgctttgtttttttgtgctttttttttttttatttggaaagaTTGCAAATGACTAAAACCGTACTTTTGACTACCATACTTGTAAGTGATGGCACAGCTGCTCTTCTATTTTCTTTTGACCTTTTGAGTTATTTGGTCGTATGTTTTTTAGATTTGTTATTTAGTATAAAATTACTTTGTGTTTATtctatgaatttaaaaaatgtgtaatttgtcaGGATTTTTGTTGGGGCGATTGGAGTAGGTGGGGCTTGAAACAAATCCTTGTTCAAAGTGGGAATGACCAAAAAAGTTTGAGAAGTGTTAGTCAAATGCATCTCAagtattttctttcagttcttaTAATTTAATGTTAGTGGGATTAGTTTATATCACTACTCTAAAGTGCACCAGTTCCCCCACAGCATGATGCACTCACCCCCGTGTTTTGTTGTTGGCTTGGTGTCTTCAGGTCTTTTTCCTCAAGACATGAATTAGGTCATTCCGTCCAAACTGTCAAGTGCAGAGCAGAGGACATTTCTCCAAAGAGTAATCTCCAAACAATATTGTGAGTTTTTTGAATGATGGTTTTCAAGTGTCTTAATTAAGTTCTAGgactcatttgtcttttttgttccaAAATGTGTTCATGTTGGAGACAAAACATGTCTCTTTCCTTAGCTTTGAGGTTCAACTATGTTTCTACTTGCAAAGTGTTGTTTGTATAGATGAAAGAGGGACCTTCAGATATTTGGAAATTGTTCAGCCATTGCGCATCACTTCATCATCCATTACACAAAGGTGCAAGTGACACAAccttaaaaccaccttcctaatattgtgtagatatCCCtaaaaacaattgtgactcatcagagaatagacttGGActttctgatggtgtcctgttgtgtctgtcaACACagtggtgttagtggggggtctttgcgGGGgcgggcctctgtggatcatctcataGATCCTTTATCAATTTAGGGGccagttcaacaccttgtgctgttcttcatgtctttttatATTGTTCCttaaaccgtttgtgtgtgcgtgtgtctgggtcctgctggggatggctgctgccatcaaggagtgtcattgctatagggtgggtgAGTTGTAGTCAACTTTGGCACTCAAATTTGAATCTGTTCAGGCTTGATTCCAAGAACAATATTTGTGCCATTTTTTCAGCAAATTTCTGAGATAACAGACTCACaagaatggaaaaaatataCAGAAGGACACAATACCACCAGCGATGACTGTGATTAGGACTGAGGTATTAAAATGGCAATTAAAATTTCTCAATTGTGACTCGGCACGTTTGTTGATGTTTAATTGCTTGAATAACCCGAAAATTATTGGTTACCAAACATTTGGTTTATTTAGAGTGTATATGTAATGTACTGACCATGCTTTGTCTGATATGGTATTTCTCTGCCTGCTGACTTGTGCCAGTTCCTCATTTAGTGAAAGATGatgaaataagtaactgtaTTTAAGAGCTGTGATTTGAAGTCAGACTACTGTTTTTGTTCACCTTTCCCAAAAGCAATCAACTGGCTCAACAGAGTTATTCTTATtcttagtttaaaaaaaagcactttgaggggaaaaaagagctCAGTTATATTTAATGTTTGCTTTATATTCTCATTCCAATACAGAAGCACTGTGAGAGCTTCACAAACACTCAACATTTAAGATCTTTATGAAATAATTATTGAGCACAAGTTTTAATGTAGCATTTATACtagagaattaaaggacatatatAATATCTTCCTCTTCTAAACACAAAATAGTCACAGTTCAACCAGAATAAGATTATCTACTGACAGCAGAACTGATGTTGGTTCATCAATGACAATACACTTTTCTGATGCTTGGTGGGACTGGGACAAAGGAACATGGCGCAATAACTACTTTTATTGTGACACACAGTCATACTTACCactgtctcattttgtttttcatcctctttttttgtttttctttctgtgtgtgtcctgagaGTCGGGTTCACCTCAGTAGAAAGCCAGCTATAAGGGGCCCCATTAGGGAGAATCCCAACATTTTGTCATTGCAGTATCTGTAGGGGTTCAAATCACTGTAattgatatggaccaatatcaCCTGTCTCTGGAAGCCCCCTTCCAGCTTGGGACCTGTCCACTTGTGGTGACTCTGCCTCCAGCTTCAACTGTGACTAGGACTGAGACATGGAAATGCAAATTAAAGCTTAATAATTGTTACTCTGCAAGTTTATGGATATTTAATCATTCATatcattattaatcattattgGTTACCAAACTTTTGGTTTATGTAGATTGGCGTCCTGATCATGCTTTATCTGATAATGGTGTTTCTCTCTATGTTGACTTATACGAGTTCCTCATTTAGTGAGAGGTGATGAAATACGTAACTATTTAAGAGCTGTGCTTTCTCTTGAAATATTGTGACTTCAGGCTGGTAGAGagaacaaagaagagagaatcactctgctgcaggtctgctaccaactcttttcatttttttcttttattgaatgTTCATTATGTTGCTGTTAAATATTTCTAACGTGTGGTTCTCTTGACTGAGGTTAGAAATCAGCATCATCTCCGCAATGAAGACTCTGCCACTGATTGCGATTGTTTGTGTGGTGTTGACTTTGACTGGAGCTGATGGTGAGTATATCTTAGAGTATCATCTGCATACAGTGACAGGGCCCTTTACAGTAGCTAATGAATGCTATGAAAATCTCTTACAGCTCCTCCAGAAACACCCTCAGTGGGTATTTCTTCTGACATTTGATGCATGTTGTTGCTTTGATTTGTTGCAGTCAGACTAGCGTTGGTGTTTAGCTTcccaaaaaaaatcttgatttaTAGTTAAGAATGGTTTAGTCCAAAACATAGTTATGAATAGAGAACTGAAACTTTTGGTTTCAATTTATCCTTGGCAAAGACTGACATTGTTATATTATATTGCTATTAAAGTCTATATCATAAACCTTTAACTGGAGACTATTTTCAGCAAGGAGATGCATGATCAAGAGGTCCAGATATTGTCCTGGTTGGTCTCGGTATAAAGGACGCTATTTCATCTACATTCCCACACCCATGACTTGGGCTAGTGCTGAGGTAATCACTGGggttattttgttatgttttgcaTCCTTTTGGATGTGAGTCCTACTTTTG harbors:
- the LOC125004935 gene encoding lymphocyte antigen 75-like, with the protein product MKMLAVSLLVCSVVALTRALSLPRTDYPLPETTVPLATEEPTFIVDWLPTCPHGWSSFDTHCVVYVPEKKSLHEAEADCLSMGHAMPGFLASVTEARSPEEIHSMMKKAGQEQGQVWVRDPQSEQSSSWLWFFWSYNHGDNFDNFCHQGSAKQENQCLVLNFEGSNAGCLDYVPCDTKLPSICSSILMLEISIISAMKTLPLIAIVCVVLTLTGADARRCMIKRSRYCPGWSRYKGRYFIYIPTPMTWASAEKNCQSLGGNLASVRNIFEYRVIQRLILRRTRTYRETWIGGSDCQQEGLWLWSDGTRFHYSNWCRGEPNNGQRTQHCLQMNYGASKCWDDLQCNVHRPSVCAKKIR